A window of Ruminiclostridium herbifermentans genomic DNA:
AAAAGAAAAAATTAAATAAAAGAAAAATTAATTATATTCAAGAACTCAAGAACTTTCAAAGCATTAGATTTGATAATAATTATTTTCAGTATTAAGCGCATGTAAGTTAATTTGCTGATTGATAGCAAAATAATATATTCGCTTTATAAACTAATAATTGGAAGGGGTAAATAATGGTGATAGGCGTAAGTGAAAGCAAGACTTTGGAGAATAAGAGATATCAAATAAACATTAAAAGTTGGAAACTCAGTAAGAATATGATCAATCAAATTAAAAAAATTCTCCCAATATTAGCAGTAGCAATAACTTTAATATGTCATTTATTCATTGAAGATTCCGGACAGCAAAAGAAAACTTCACAACCTTATTTTACATACTTTTTGATTACAGTCCTAGTTATATATGCTGTACTTTACATAATTTCTTTTTTCAATAAGAAAATAGATAAAAAAATTATATATAAGGGTGGCTTTTACGCAGGAGTAATATTCTTTCTAAATATATTAAATATAATCACTCTCAAATATGCATTTCTTCCAAAATTGTTTTTCCCTTCGTTAGATAGGGTACTTGGTACCTTGGTTGAAGATAGGATATTTTTACTTGAATGTATTGTGTATTCACTAAAATTATTATTTAAGGGATTTGTTTGCGGAGGAATTGTTGGATTTATAACAGGCATACTATTAGGATTTAGTAAGACTGCTGGCTATTGGCTAAACCCTGTTACAAGAATACTTGGTCCAATACCAACAACTGCATGGGTACCCCTTGCATTATCAACTTTTCCTACTTCATATTCAGCAAGTGTATTTCTAATTGCATTTGCAGTATGGTTTCCAACAGCACTAATGACCAGCAGTGGTATTCACAATACTAGCAATGCTTATTTTGAAGTATCTAGAACACTGGGAGCTAGCACTTTATATCAGGTATTTAAAGTGGGAATTCCAAATGCTATGCCAAATATATTTCTCGGTATTTTTTATGGAACATGTTCATCATTTATTACACTTATGACGGCAGAAATGGTGGGAAGTTCTTGCGGAATTGGATGGTATATAAACTGGCAGAAGCAAATGATGGTATATCCTGGAGTTTATGCAGGTTTGATAATTATAGCTGTGATATGTACAACAATATTAACTTTATTGTTTAAGGTTAGGGATAGGATTTTGGTATGGCAGAAGGGAGTTATCAAATGGTAGGAGAAATTGACATTAAAGATGTGGTTCGTATATTTGAAAATCCTGATTCAAAAGGAGAAGATATTGTAGCATTAAATAAACTGAGTTTAATAGTACAGCCAGGAAAGTTTGTATCGCTAATTGGCCCCTCTGGCTGTGGCAAATCTACACTTCTCAGACTAATTGCAGGGTTGGATATTCCAAATGAAGGAGAAATATTTCTAGATGGGAATAAAATAGTTAAACCCAGCTATGAAAGAGGGTTTGCATTTCAGGCGGCTAATTTATTTCCCTGGCTGACTATTAGAGAAAACATAGCATTTGGATTACGTGCAAGACATGAATACAAGAAAAAGAAAGATGATGTAGATGAATATATTAATTTAGTAGGATTAAAAGGATTTGAAAAAGCCTATCCCCATCAAGTATCAGGTGGAATGTGTCAAAGAGCATCGTTGGCAAGAGCATTAGTAGGGCATCCAAAAGTATTATTATTAGATGAGCCTCTAGGAGCATTAGATGCATTTACAAGAATGAATATGCAGGATGAACTGCTAAGGATTTGGGAAGAACACAAAATGACAATGATTATGGTTACACATGATGTTGATGAAGCAATTTACTTGTCGGATCAAGTTGTTGTAATGTCACCTAGACCGGCAAAAATAGAAAAAATAATTGATATTGATTTGTCAAGACCAAGAGCCAGAAATCAAGATGCGTTCCTAAAATATAGAACAGAAATACTTGAAATACTACATTTTGGAGGAGAGATTAAGGCTCCTGATTACTTCTTATAAGAGAGTTTCTGTTAGTCTAACTTTTTATGGTTCAAATCTAAAATATTTTGTTAAACTCGAAAAAGTTTAGAGTTGTAAAAATTTTACTAAACTCGAAAAAAGCTCAGAGTTATAAATACCTTGGACTCAAAGCCTTTGATTTTAGTTAGCATTAAAAATGCATTACATATCTAAATTTTAACTGTTACAGATATATGATTGTTCGAAATTAAAATGCAAATTATGAGCAACATGAGAATTATTTATTTTTATCCAGTTCAAAGAGGATAAGAAAATCATTAATTTAAATAATAATCAAGAAAGGTTTATTGGTATATATATGAAGAACAGATTAATTACTTCGCTTATTTATTTAATAACTGCTTTATTATTGATAGTTGGCCCAAATACAATTTTCAAGGTATGTGAGGTTATGGAAAAGCCAATGAAATGCTACTATAGTACAAAAGCTGTGGTTGGTATCGCAATTATTTTAATAGCTATAGCCATTTTGTATTTTTTTACAAGAACCATCAGAGAAAGCTTATTACTTACTATTGCTGTAATACCAATTGGTATTATAACTCTATTAATACCAAGCATTTTGATTGGCGGATGCTCTATGAAAACAATGGCATGCCAAGCTGTAAGCTTTCCGGCTATATATGTGATTTCAGTATTACTAATAATTATTTCAGTATTTAACATTTTCTATTTAATAAAAAGTCATAAAAGAAATTTGGTGAAGTTAAATGAGGCAGAACAGAAAAATTACTATTAGGAGTATTGCATTAAGTAATTTGCTATATCAGCGCTTTCGCACAATGATTATATTCGTATTATTGGTGGTTACTACTATTGCATTATTTCTTAGTGAGTTTTTAACTTTAAGCATGAGAGAGGGAATCGAAGAAACTGGCGAAAGAATAGGCGCGGATATTATTGTCGTACCAGATACTTTTGTTTCAAGCATTGAAAATGCCTTGTTTTTAGGCAGACCCTGTACTGTAAATTTTGATAGAAATTGGTTAGACAAAATTGGTGCAGTTGAAGGTGTTGATAAGGTTAGTTCACAACTTTATTTGGCATCTTTAAGTTCTGATTGCTGTGACAGTCCAATGCAGCTAATTGCATTTGATATTAATGCAGATTTTACTGTAGTACCTTGGCTGGAAAGAGATGGCATTACTTCACTAAAAGATGATGAAATTATATTGGGAACTAATATAACTAAAGAGATCGGAGATAAAATTAAGTATTTTGGAAGAGAATTTACAGTTGTTAATGTATTAGAAGAAACGGGAATGGGATATGACAACAGTGCGTTTATCAGCTATGAGGCTGCTTTTGAAATAGCAAAGGATCCTGTTTATCAAAGGCTATTACCTTTTAGAAGTGATAGCAATGTAATTTCCATGGTTTTACTGAATATTGCTGAAGGATATGGACTGCATAAGGTTAAAGAAAATATTGAAAAAAAATATGGAGATAAAGAAATTGCTGTTTATTCAACAAATCAATTGTTAACAAAATTTTCAGATAGTCTTACAAATATTAATATATATGGAACTTTGATAAAGGTACTGTTTATACTGTTAGCCACTGTATCATTATATGCAATATTCTCTATAACAATATATTTAAGAAGGCATGAATTTGGCAGTATGCTATCAGTAGGTGTCTCCAGAAGAAAAATTATTAATATACTTGTATGGGAAATGTTTTATGTTGTAGTTATTGCAAGCATAGTTGGGATTTTAATTGTTTGCGGAGTTATTTTTCCCTTTCATATGCAAATAAAAAGTCTGTTTACTATTCCTTATTTGTTACCAAGTGCAGGAATTATTGTTTCTATGAGTTTTAAAATGTTTACTATCAATGTATTGGTATGCGTGGCTGCATCATTTCAATTATTTTGGAAATTCAGTAAGATGGAAGCGCAAGAACTCATAAAGGAGGAAAACGGATGATACTTAGAGCTGTAAATATTAGAAAGACATTTGATAGGGCTGATAACAATACTTGTGGGATAATCGATGTGAGTATTACCATAAGACCTGCGGAATATCATTGCATTTTTGGAACCTCTGGAAGTGGAAAAAGTACTATACTTAATATTTTGGCAGGTATGCTAGCCCCATCTAGCGGAAGTGTTTATTTAGATAATATGGACATTTATTCTAATAAAAAATTTATGAGAACAAGTATGAGAATAAATTCTATTGGATATATAATGCAAAGCGCAAGTCTTCTAAGCAATATTTCTGTATATGATAACATTATATTTCCTTTAGAAATAGCAAAAAAACAAGTTAATTACAGGCAAGTTGAAGATATTATAAACAAATTGGAATTAAGCCATCTAGTTGATGCGTATCCTAAAGAACTTTCGGGAGGTGAATATAAAAGAGTCACTATTGCTAGAACAATTGTTAGTAACCCGCAGATAATACTTGCTGATGAACCTACAAGTAACCTAGATGAAAAAAATGCAAATATTATCAGAAATATTTTTGAAGATTTATATTTAGAGGGAAAAGGCATTGTAGTAGCAACGCATGATATGAAATTTATTGAATCACATCACATTATTCATAACATAAGAAATGGAAAATTGTACTATGCGCAAAAGGTTTGCTATGGATAATGGATAGAATACAAAATAATATAAAAAGGAGGGGTGAGTCCATGTTCATATTTTAATAGAGTTCAATAAAAAATATAGGGCATGGATGT
This region includes:
- a CDS encoding ABC transporter permease; translation: MRQNRKITIRSIALSNLLYQRFRTMIIFVLLVVTTIALFLSEFLTLSMREGIEETGERIGADIIVVPDTFVSSIENALFLGRPCTVNFDRNWLDKIGAVEGVDKVSSQLYLASLSSDCCDSPMQLIAFDINADFTVVPWLERDGITSLKDDEIILGTNITKEIGDKIKYFGREFTVVNVLEETGMGYDNSAFISYEAAFEIAKDPVYQRLLPFRSDSNVISMVLLNIAEGYGLHKVKENIEKKYGDKEIAVYSTNQLLTKFSDSLTNINIYGTLIKVLFILLATVSLYAIFSITIYLRRHEFGSMLSVGVSRRKIINILVWEMFYVVVIASIVGILIVCGVIFPFHMQIKSLFTIPYLLPSAGIIVSMSFKMFTINVLVCVAASFQLFWKFSKMEAQELIKEENG
- a CDS encoding ABC transporter permease, encoding MVIGVSESKTLENKRYQINIKSWKLSKNMINQIKKILPILAVAITLICHLFIEDSGQQKKTSQPYFTYFLITVLVIYAVLYIISFFNKKIDKKIIYKGGFYAGVIFFLNILNIITLKYAFLPKLFFPSLDRVLGTLVEDRIFLLECIVYSLKLLFKGFVCGGIVGFITGILLGFSKTAGYWLNPVTRILGPIPTTAWVPLALSTFPTSYSASVFLIAFAVWFPTALMTSSGIHNTSNAYFEVSRTLGASTLYQVFKVGIPNAMPNIFLGIFYGTCSSFITLMTAEMVGSSCGIGWYINWQKQMMVYPGVYAGLIIIAVICTTILTLLFKVRDRILVWQKGVIKW
- a CDS encoding ABC transporter ATP-binding protein, with protein sequence MILRAVNIRKTFDRADNNTCGIIDVSITIRPAEYHCIFGTSGSGKSTILNILAGMLAPSSGSVYLDNMDIYSNKKFMRTSMRINSIGYIMQSASLLSNISVYDNIIFPLEIAKKQVNYRQVEDIINKLELSHLVDAYPKELSGGEYKRVTIARTIVSNPQIILADEPTSNLDEKNANIIRNIFEDLYLEGKGIVVATHDMKFIESHHIIHNIRNGKLYYAQKVCYG
- a CDS encoding DUF4418 family protein encodes the protein MKNRLITSLIYLITALLLIVGPNTIFKVCEVMEKPMKCYYSTKAVVGIAIILIAIAILYFFTRTIRESLLLTIAVIPIGIITLLIPSILIGGCSMKTMACQAVSFPAIYVISVLLIIISVFNIFYLIKSHKRNLVKLNEAEQKNYY
- a CDS encoding ABC transporter ATP-binding protein, which translates into the protein MVGEIDIKDVVRIFENPDSKGEDIVALNKLSLIVQPGKFVSLIGPSGCGKSTLLRLIAGLDIPNEGEIFLDGNKIVKPSYERGFAFQAANLFPWLTIRENIAFGLRARHEYKKKKDDVDEYINLVGLKGFEKAYPHQVSGGMCQRASLARALVGHPKVLLLDEPLGALDAFTRMNMQDELLRIWEEHKMTMIMVTHDVDEAIYLSDQVVVMSPRPAKIEKIIDIDLSRPRARNQDAFLKYRTEILEILHFGGEIKAPDYFL